A stretch of Mus musculus strain C57BL/6J chromosome 19, GRCm38.p6 C57BL/6J DNA encodes these proteins:
- the R3hcc1l gene encoding coiled-coil domain-containing protein R3HCC1L, whose product MQQEAERCRVRTKRPDMALYVPKARRGTALLKSSDQEEGHGPPAFVPKDQKEGCLPQKISASKPESQRRGAGHSDRKDVDCREGKRSASQLRKDRCPQKQNKEKACSKKGAEESTEASSQEHQHRAPDAGIVSSIPLQRLFKPKDMDCWEVQTAGATGHWRVSPSQSSSEVSAAQVPSRPFQNVELCDFSGETFVNRNLESSIVTEAKVPELVSQFPQVVTTLLKPDGMAMPVTLSSDSETAPSSLETPDGMSKHSPGDISVVSVPGGPDEDVDSTFVDFEVESEGTVNSTESVLGQKGVDSILETVDNVSLKMAVVSKLESTNGTIDPAVTRECESDSSADELCVKSEPSDTAVLVHEIDTDDGFRNVCDSTSKACMVDIAGTACDPVTEGSSCTGAVGESGESSGNMRNFSDYIEMSADVAPLDRAKSENDSENISSLSACSDIYAESIASGFTESTGKLIESVSDGASSLPIKKTADSNIATCLDSELSMSDASDVLLESALGSDLDTTEEMTEALHDLKTAEEFKTKEEDYSESVVCGISFSDSSVETSVDLKTTDTSHIQGSSAVEESWESMFNDDGDCVDPRLLLELSGNVKNRKSIQEPRFDYYSHELPDIDLSECEFPHVIEIYDFPQEFRTEDLLRIFCSYQKKGFDIKWVDDTHALGVFASPITARDALGTKHTMVKIRPLSQATRAAKAKARACAEFLQPAKERPETSAALARRLVISALGVRSKQSKTEREAELRKLQEARERKRLEAKQREDIWEGRDQSVV is encoded by the exons ATgcagcaagaagcagagagatgtaGAGTTCGAACCAAAAGGCCTGACATGGCACTCTATGTACCTAAAGCTCGAAGGGGAACAGCTCTCCTCAAGTCAAGTGACCAGGAGGAAGGCCATGGGCCTCCTGCCTTTGTGCCAAAAGATCAAAAAGAAGGTTGTCTTCCCCAGAAGATCTCTGCAAGTAAACCCGAGTCCCAGAGACGAGGTGCAGGCCATTCTGATAGGAAGGATGTTGACTGTAGGGAAGGAAAGAGATCTGCATCACAACTAAGGAAAGACAGGTgcccacaaaaacagaataaagagaaGGCTTGTTCTAAGAAAGGAGCTGAAGAATCCACAGAAGCCTCATCCCAAGAACATCAACACAGAGCTCCCGACGCTGGGATTGTATCTAGTATACCTTTACAAAGACTTTttaaaccaaaggacatggactgTTGGGAAGTTCAGACTGCGGGAGCGACAGGACACTGGCGGGTGTCTCCATCTCAGTCTTCCTCAGAAGTCAGTGCTGCTCAGGTTCCAAGCAGACCATTCCAGAATGTGGAACTCTGTGATTTCAGTGGGGAAACTTTTGTAAATAGAAATTTGGAAAGCAGCATTGTAACTGAGGCCAAAGTTCCAGAGCTAGTCTCCCAATTTCCTCAAGTTGTTACCACTCTGCTGAAACCAGATGGTATGGCTATGCCAGTAACACTAAGTTCTGATTCTGAAACTGCACCATCCAGTCTGGAAACACCAGATGGGATGTCAAAGCACAGTCCTGGGGACATCTCTGTGGTTTCTGTTCCTGGAGgtccagatgaagatgttgatTCAACTTTTGTAGACTTTGAAGTTGAGAGTGAGGGTACAGTCAACAGTACAGAGTCTGTCTTGGGTCAAAAAGGTGTAGATTCCATTCTTGAGACTGTGGATAACGTTTCTCTTAAAATGGCGGTAGTCAGCAAATTAGAGAGCACAAATGGCACTATTGATCCAGCAGTGACTAGAGAATGTGAGAGTGACAGCTCTGCTGATGAGTTATGTGTAAAGTCTGAACCTTCTGATACAGCGGTCCTCGTGCATGAAATAGACACAGATGATGGATTTAGGAATGTATGTGACAGTACCAGCAAGGCTTGTATGGTGGACATTGCAGGTACAGCTTGTGACCCTGTAACTGAAGGCAGCTCTTGTACAGGTGCAGTTGGAGAATCTGGTGAGAGTAGTGGCAACATGAGAAATTTCTCAGATTATATAGAAATGAGTGCAGATGTAGCTCCACTTGATAGAGCTAAGAGTGAGAACGACTCTGAAAACATTAGCAGCCTAAGTGCTTGCTCAGATATTTATGCTGAGAGTATTGCATCTGGTTTTACAGAGTCAACAGGAAAGTTGATAGAAAGTGTGTCAGATGGTGCTTCCTCTTTACCCATAAAGAAGACTGCTGATAGTAATATTGCCACTTGTCTGGACTCTGAACTGAGTATGTCAGATGCATCAGACGTACTTTTGGAGAGTGCCTTGGGCAGTGATCTGGATACCACTGAGGAGATGACAGAGGCCTTGCACGACCTAAAAACTGCTGAAgagtttaaaacaaaagaggaagaTTACTCAGAGAGTGTAGTGTGTGGCATATCATTTTCTGATTCATCTGTGGAAACATCTGTAGATCTAAAAACAACAGACACTTCTCACATACAAGGAAGTAGTGCTGTGGAGGAAAGCTGGGAATCTATGtttaatgatgatggtgattgtgTAGATCCACGTCTTCTACTAGAG TTATCTGGGAATGTGAAGAACAGAAAAAGCATCCAGGAGCCTAGATTTGATTATTACAGCCATGAACTTCCTGATATTGACCTCAGTGAATGTGAATTCCCACATGTCATTGAAATTTATGATTTTCCTCAAGAATTTCGTACAGAAGACCTTTTGCGGATTTTCTGCAGTTACCA AAAGAAAGGATTTGATATTAAGTGGGTAGATGACACACATGCCTTAGGAGTTTTCGCCAGCCCAATCACAG CTCGCGATGCCCTGGGTACTAAACATACCATGGTGAAGATCCGGCCCTTGTCACAGGCCACAAGAGCAGCCAAGGCCAAAGCTAGAGCGTGTGCTG agttTCTCCAGCCAGCAAAGGAACGACCTGAGACTTCAGCAGCCTTAGCCAGAAGGCTAGTCATCAGTGCCCTTGGGGTTCGAAGCAAACAGAGCAAAACTGAACGGGAAGCAGAGCTCAGGAAACTGCAGGAAGCCCGAG